Below is a genomic region from Microbacterium sp. KUDC0406.
GCGTCGCGAGGGCGGGAGTGTTCAGCGTCTGGTTCAGACGCGAGTTGTCCACGGCGTTCTTCAGGCTGAGGAACTCGGGGATGTAGCGGTCCGAAGCGGCGATGCGCTCGATGCGCTCGATCGCCGCCGGGGATGCCGCAGCGAGCCACAGCCCGCCGTCGGAGGCGAAGTTCTTCTGCGGTGCGAAGTAGTAGATGTCGGTGTCGGCGATGTCGACGTCGATGCCGCCGGCCGCGCTCGTCGCGTCGACGACCGTCAGTGCGCCCTCGGCGGCGACGCGGCGCACCGGCGCGGCGACACCGGTCGAGGTCTCGTTGTGCGGCCAGGCGTAGACGTCGATGCCGTCGACGATCTCGGCGTCGGTCCGCGATCCCGGCTCGGCCGTGCGCACGTCGGGCGCCTGCAGCCAGGGCGCGGCGGCGGCCTTGGCGAACTTGCCGCCGAACTCGCCGAACACCAGGTTCTGCGCCCTGTTCTCGATCAGGCCGAATGCCGCCGCATCCCAGAACGCCGTCGATCCGCCGTTGCCGAGCAGGATCTCGTATCCGTCCGGCAGCCGGAACAGCGAAGCCAGCTGCTCGCGGACGCTTCCGACGAGGTTCTTCACCGGCGCCTGCCGGTGCGAAGTGCCCAGCAGCGAGGCGCCGATCTCGGCGAGAGCCGCGACGTGCTCGGGGCGCACTTTGGACGGACCGCAGCCGAAGCGGCCGTCGACGGGCAGGAGTTCTCGGGGGATCTCGATCGCCATGGATCGATTGTAGGTGCGGCGACGATCACCGCCCGCCCCTGTGACGCCCGGTGTCGGAAGGGGAATGTAGGCTTGCCTAAGAAGACTTCGGAGGAAATCCATGGCCGACCTGATCGACACCACCGAGATGTATCTGCGCACCATCCTCGAGCTCGAGGAGGAGAACATCGTGCCGCTGCGCGCCCGCATCTCCGAGCGGCTCGGCCACTCCGGTCCCACGGTGTCGCAGACCGTCGGACGCATGGAGCGCGACGGACTCGTCGTCGTGTCCGAGGACCGAACGCTGGAGCTGACGGATGCCGGGCGTCGCAAGGCGGTCGACGTCATGCGCAAGCACCGTCTCGCCGAGCGGCTGCTCTCCGACGTGATCGGGCTGGACTGGGCGTTCGTGCACGAAGAGGCCTGCCGCTGGGAGCACGTGATGAGCGAGCAGGTCGAGCGCCGTCTCGTCGAGCTGCTCGGCCACCCGACCGAGTCGCCCTACGGCAACCCGATCCCCGGGCTGGACCAGCTCGGTGATCTTCCGGCGCGCACGTTCGATGAGGGCGTGATCGGTCTCGTCAAGAAGCTGGATGCCGCGGGCGCGCCGATCGACGGCACGGTGCGACGACTGGCCGAGCCCGCGCAGGTCGACCCCGAGCTGCTCGAGCAGCTTCGTGAGGCGGGAGTGGTGCCGGGCGCGAAGGGCGACTACCGCTACAACGAGGGTTACGTACTGATCCGCATGGAGGGTCAGGAGGAGGGCCTCGAGCTCCCCGTCGAGCTGGCCTCGCACATCTTCCTCGTCGGCGACCCCGCCTGAGCCGTGCCTCGGGGGACCCGGCTGATCTGCGACGACCTTCAACCTTCAACCTGGGGATTGCCAGGTTCTCAGGGTGACAGAATCGTTATCTTCCGGTAACGTCGTTCGGGTTATCGGCGAAGAAGCCCGCCGATGACTGACGTGAAGATCGCCTCCCGGGCTCGTCGTCTTCGCGGAGAACGCACAACGTGCCGCAACATCTGCGTGCGCGACTGACGACTTGTTGACGAGCCTGCGCTTGCCCGAAGCGCGGAGGCGCAGGAGGACCACCTTTTGGCCGCAGACATCGAGAAGCCCGACACGACATCTGAACAGCGCACCCCCGCGAAGCGCGGGGCGAAGCCCAGGACCCGAAACGTGAAGCCGATGCGGACCGTGGCGATCTTCGCTGCTGTCGGCGCTCTCGTCGCCGCTGTCGCCCTCCCCGCCTACGCCGCGACCTCAGCGCCTGCCACTTCCGCAGCCACGTCGCTGCGCCAGGCGGCCGTCGACGATGCGCAGTCGCTGGTCGTGGCGTCCGAAGCCACCGCGGCGCCGATCGCGCGCGGCAACTACTCGGCGACCACGCCGCAGGAGATCGCGAAGAAGAAGGCCGAAGAGGCCGCCAAGAAGCGCGCGGCGGCCGAGGCGAGGCTCGCATCGGCCGGCAGCTCCTACAGCACCGCCGATCTGCAGCTCGTCGCCGCGGGCTCGGGCGAGGTGCGCTACCCGCTTCCGCGAGGCTCCTACACCGTCAGCCGTACGCTCGGCAGCGGCCACAACGGCGCCGACATGGCCGGCCCTTCCGGCACTCCCATCTTCGCCGCCACCAGCGGACGCGTCCGGGTCTCGAGCGAGAGCTACTACGGCTACGGCGTGGCCGTCGTCATCGACGGCGTGGTGGGCGGCAAGCGCGTCTCCACCACGTACGCGCACATGATCTACGGCTCGCGGGCCGTGCAGGCCGGTCAGACCGTCACCGCCGGCCAGTTCATCGGCAAGCGCGGCAACACCGGCCGCTCCTACGGCTCGCACCTGCACTTCGAGGTCGAGGTCAACGGCTCGCTGGTCGAGCCGATCGGCTGGCTGGCCGCGAACGCGGGCTGATCCGCCGACACGCCACCGGGCGTTCATCGCGATTTCGCCCGGGCGTGTCGCGCATGCGTTAGCCTGAACCCGTCGTCGTACAGGCGGGAGAAGCCGATGGATCAGAAGCCGAGCATCCGAACCATGGATGCGCTTGGCCGTCTGGTGCTCCGGCATCGTCCGCACGGATGCCTCGGTTCCACCGAGCGCGAAGGGCGCTGTCTCTGAGACGGCGCCTTTTTCGTCATCCCGTGGTCGTCTGCTGCCTGCACGACGTCGTGTGAGTCGAGAGTGCCGGGAAGCCATCCCGGCGGATCGAGAGGATGACGATGCGCACACTGGTATTGAACGCCGGCTACGAACCGCTCGCGGTGGTCTCATTCAAGAGAGCCCTCGTCCTGGTGATGAACGAGAAGGCCACGGTCATCGAGCGGGTGGAGGGCGATCCCGTCTGGGCCTCCCACGGCTCCTACGATCGTCCCGCGGTGATCATCCTGTCGAGATACGTGCGCGTCCCCTTCTCGCGCCGGGTGCCGGTCACGAGGCGCGGCGTGCTGCGCCGGGACAGTCACAGATGCGGGTACTGCGGCAAGGCGGCCTCGACCATCGACCACGTCCTGCCCCGTTCCCGCGGGGAGTGGACTCCTGGGAGAACCTCGTGGCCTGCTGCCTGCGCTGCAACAACGTCAAGAGCGACCGCACTCCGCAGGAGATGGGCTGGGAGCTGCGCAGCACGCCGCGCCCGCCGCACGGCACCGCCTGGACGGTGCGGGGCACCGAGCGCAGCGATCCGTGCTGGGAGCCGTACCTGGCGCTGGCGGCGTAGGAGCGCCGCACCGGGGCGTGCCGGGACGCCACCTGCGGCGGCGCGTGCCCTCGCGTCCCCATCGCGCCCTCCACGCGCCGCCGATGGCAGGAAGAGGTCGCGTTGCGCGAAAGGGGCGGCGCGCGGAGCCTCCTGCGCGACGGGGCCCCGCCTGACGAGGGGTGAGGATGCGTAAAGGGCCACCCTCCGGGCGGCCCTTTACGCATCCGTGCCCTCGACAGGATTCGAACCTGCGACCTGCCCTTTAGGAGAGGGCTGCTCTATCCAGCTGAGCTACGAAGGCGCAGGACAAGTCTAGAGCGAGAAACTCGCATGTCATGATTCGAGTGCAGCCGACACTTCAGAGTGAGAGCCCACCGAACCCCGTGAGGACGCATGTACGACGACGCCGACGCCGAG
It encodes:
- the serC gene encoding phosphoserine transaminase — encoded protein: MAIEIPRELLPVDGRFGCGPSKVRPEHVAALAEIGASLLGTSHRQAPVKNLVGSVREQLASLFRLPDGYEILLGNGGSTAFWDAAAFGLIENRAQNLVFGEFGGKFAKAAAAPWLQAPDVRTAEPGSRTDAEIVDGIDVYAWPHNETSTGVAAPVRRVAAEGALTVVDATSAAGGIDVDIADTDIYYFAPQKNFASDGGLWLAAASPAAIERIERIAASDRYIPEFLSLKNAVDNSRLNQTLNTPALATLHLLDSQLRWMLENGGLSWAASRTAESSGVLYDWAAASQVATPFVADPADRSPVVVTIDFDESVDAAAVAKELRANGVVDTEPYRKLGRNQLRIATFVSIEPDDVRQLTRSIDYVLERTAG
- a CDS encoding metal-dependent transcriptional regulator; the protein is MADLIDTTEMYLRTILELEEENIVPLRARISERLGHSGPTVSQTVGRMERDGLVVVSEDRTLELTDAGRRKAVDVMRKHRLAERLLSDVIGLDWAFVHEEACRWEHVMSEQVERRLVELLGHPTESPYGNPIPGLDQLGDLPARTFDEGVIGLVKKLDAAGAPIDGTVRRLAEPAQVDPELLEQLREAGVVPGAKGDYRYNEGYVLIRMEGQEEGLELPVELASHIFLVGDPA
- a CDS encoding M23 family metallopeptidase — translated: MRTVAIFAAVGALVAAVALPAYAATSAPATSAATSLRQAAVDDAQSLVVASEATAAPIARGNYSATTPQEIAKKKAEEAAKKRAAAEARLASAGSSYSTADLQLVAAGSGEVRYPLPRGSYTVSRTLGSGHNGADMAGPSGTPIFAATSGRVRVSSESYYGYGVAVVIDGVVGGKRVSTTYAHMIYGSRAVQAGQTVTAGQFIGKRGNTGRSYGSHLHFEVEVNGSLVEPIGWLAANAG